TTTTCTCATTGCTTTCTTTTTTCTCTTATCAAGCTACTCAATCGTAACCTTAGCCCAACCCTTTGACTACCCAACTGCAAATCTTTCAACCACATGGACCAACAATGTATCAGCACCCCACTCTGTATCCTTCACCGATGGATCAACGGTTCGAGCCATCCTCCTTAGAGGATCATTCGGACCCAAGTTCGCATGTGGGTTCTATTGTAACGGAACATGCGAATCTTACCTTTTCGCAGTCTTCATTGTGCAAACAAATAGTGGGTCAGGTATTGTCCAACCCGCAATAGGGTTCCCACAAGTAGTTTGGTCAGCCAACCGAAATCGTCCAGTCAAACTTGGTGCAAAACTTGAACTTAATGCATCTGGAGATTTAATACTAAAAGATTCTGATGGTAGCCATGTTTGGTCTACAAAAACTTCTGGTAAATCAGTTGTTGGCATGCAGATAACTGATACTGGAAATTTAGTATTATTTAATGCAAAAAACGCGATTGTTTGGCAATCACTTGATCATCAAACAGACAGTTTAGTACCTGGACAAAAACTTTTTGAAGGACAAAAGTTGATTGCTAGTGTTTCGTCTACTAATTGGGGTGAAGGTATGTATACTGTTGAAGTTAGGAATAATGGTTTGTTCGGGGTTATTGAATCGAACCCACGTCGAGTTTATTATAGATATGTGATAAATGGTAGTGATAAAAGTAAAGAAAGAAGTTATGTTAGATTCTTGAATGGGAGTTTGTCTTTGTTCATTCATTCTTCTGAGCCGAGCCGTCCTGATGGTGTGATTGCGGTGCCTGTGGCTTCATCGGCTCAGTATATGAAATTAATGCCTGATGGACATTTGAGAGTGTTGGAATGGCAGTCGGGGTGGACGGTTGTGGCTGATTTGTTTGGAGTTCGTAGCCGGAGATTAATGTAATTGTTACAAGATGAATGTGTCGAGTTTGGCTATGAATTTTCGCTATGTTGAGTTTGGATTAACAATTTACCGtacgtattgatttgtagttcaatttgttataataatccgtaataagtTGATGAGTGTTTCATTTTATGTTTCATGAAGTCAAAGTCATATGATgactaaataaattatataaaagtTAATTTGCTTGAGAACTTGGCATTACCTTGAATGGAAAATCAACCTTTCTTTGATATCATCATCGAAAATACATATTGTTATTTTCATCATCTCGATCACGAGTCTAAAAAGTCAAAGGTTTTCCTACAATCCCACTAAGGTATTAGTAGGTAGTAATCTTTCCAATTTAATTATCAGATTATTCACAAATAAAGTATCATTCTCTATCTCTAAACCTTCTGTAACTTTGTTGTAAGTCGTGCGGGTAATAACGAGATGTCATGAGTTCAACTTTCGTGGGGTGCAATATTGCACACAAGAAAATCTTTGAATTTCACCCAAGGCTCAAAGGTGCCTTCTACACATCGCGTTGCGGGGCAGTGGGGAGGAGTTTAACTGCGGAATATAAACGCGCAAGTGGTTTAGTCGCATCATTTccgttcaaaaataataataatgagtaattgaTAACTAGTATTACAATTACTTAGACTGGTAGTAACGGCAGCACCCTTGGGAGCACCAAAGCCAAGTTGTTGAATACACTGATATTAGTAAGCTTCTTTGGGAGCTTCCTTCTAAGACCGTGGTCGTATATGTCAATGTGTTATGATCCCACATCGCCTAAGTATGGGATTGGGTGATGGCTTATAAGGCAAAGTGTCCCCTCCTCCTTCAAGCTAGTTTTTGGGAGTGAATTCTACACTTAACTTATGGCTAGTCCGGTTTGTTGTTTGTATAATATGCtctaaaaattaatttttatatatatattttttttgactAAAATAACGCTAACATAAAACCAAGTCTTTTCATCAATCGATGAAGAAGACGAACAAATTACAACTCCAAACGCGAACCAAGGCTCGGGAACAGAAAACAAACACTAAAGCTACACATGGAGCTTAATCTAACAAAATACGAGCCTTGAAAAAATGAACACAAAAAGCAGACACCAGACGTAAACAACAAACCACGACCAAACTAAAATGAGAAAATTGGGcggttggtccctgtggtttacatgaaatggaGTGTTTGGTCCCTAAACTTCATTTTCGGGGTTGTTGGTCCCTCTGATTTTCAAAACACGTGTGGTTGATCCCTGACAGGGACCAAATACACATGTTTTAAACTTTCATTTTCGGGGTTGTTGGTCCCTGACAGGGACCAACCACACGTGTTTTGAAAATCACAGGGACCAATAACCCCGAAAATGAAGTTCAGGGACCAAAcaccccatttcatgtaaaccacgGGGACCAATCGCCCAATTTTCTCAACTAAAATCTAAGAGACCCCATATACaacaatcataaaaaaaaaaaaaaaaaaaaaaaaaaaaattgaaacaaaCAGCGTTAACCACAACCAAACCAAGTTGTTAGCAATATAACGCACCCCTTAAATGTTCGCCGAAAAATTCGTCTTCGATCAATATATTGGCaaaactgttataattcagtaggcttataactacctttagtggtttgatgttataattcagtagacttataactacctttagtggtttgattcttgattaagaatactaataaaattataagAGGAGCAAAGAGAGTATATGAGAAGAGTATATATTATCTTAAGTGCATCTTCTGTAAACTACATCTTCATATATTTATAGTACAAAAT
This genomic window from Rutidosis leptorrhynchoides isolate AG116_Rl617_1_P2 chromosome 2, CSIRO_AGI_Rlap_v1, whole genome shotgun sequence contains:
- the LOC139893842 gene encoding EP1-like glycoprotein 4 yields the protein MKTPLISSFLIAFFFLLSSYSIVTLAQPFDYPTANLSTTWTNNVSAPHSVSFTDGSTVRAILLRGSFGPKFACGFYCNGTCESYLFAVFIVQTNSGSGIVQPAIGFPQVVWSANRNRPVKLGAKLELNASGDLILKDSDGSHVWSTKTSGKSVVGMQITDTGNLVLFNAKNAIVWQSLDHQTDSLVPGQKLFEGQKLIASVSSTNWGEGMYTVEVRNNGLFGVIESNPRRVYYRYVINGSDKSKERSYVRFLNGSLSLFIHSSEPSRPDGVIAVPVASSAQYMKLMPDGHLRVLEWQSGWTVVADLFGVRSRRLM